Genomic segment of Populus trichocarpa isolate Nisqually-1 chromosome 12, P.trichocarpa_v4.1, whole genome shotgun sequence:
tcactttcaacctttaatatttggtttattATAATTGGGCTTCCTATCCTATTTCAACATGAATTATATGGTTTTATTACGATTTCGTATTCCAGGTCACGAGTTTCTTAGGTAAATTATAGTTGGCTCAGGCTAATCCAATGCtgtcttgataatttttttaaaaaatatatcattcaatATCTGActatttaaatactttaaatgttttttttttgcccaatattatcaattttttaactttctaatatctttatatttttttcaaggatgGAATAAAAATGAACCAACATGTAGTGTAGCCCTAGCTGAACACCTCCTTCTATCTCCACTTCATCTTGAAAATATCCCATTTACTTTATAAGAAAAATCTCTCTCTATGTTTTCACTTTTGAATTCCACAGGAGTGGTAGGAGTAAGAACCCAATTAAATGCACCTCAATCAGTAGTCACAAACATTACTGAGAGTTAACTTAGTAAAGCTTGAGTCATAGATAGGAAAAGTCAACTTAGACTGActtccaattttttttgaaaaagaataaaaaaatcattttaatactttttctaaaaaaagcaACAAGTGAAGAACTTAGGTTACGAGTCaatctacattttttttattaaattaaactaaatttatatcttaatctattttttttaaaaaaactgagcGTGGACCTGCCTTCAAGACGGTGTGGACCTGCCGGACCGGTTTGGGTTGAATAACCAGAATAAAGGTCTAATGACCCGTGCTCACAAAACACCAGATCACCTCTCCTTATATAAATTCTCGTTCTAACTCTCCAGAAAAAAACCCTAGACCTTAAGCCTCTTTCCCTCTTTCCCTCCTTGCCGTTGCCGCTTCTCTCTTCTAAAGTACGAACGAACCCAACAGATTCTCATATTCATATCTACGCGATTCTTCTTACCAGATTCGAAGCTAACTAGTAATCTATTTCTATTTCTCATTTCAGCTTTTAAGTAATGGCAGTCGCTTTCTACGATCTCACCTCAGCCGCTGGCCTCAAGAAGCTCGATGACTATCTCCTTTCCCGCAGTTACATCTCAGGGTACGTTTTATTTTAAACAGGgacctctctctttctctctatataTCTTTTCGTGGTTTCGGCCCGGTCGAAAGCAGGCTATCCAAGCTGGGACAAAGGATTTCTCTTTAATAACTGGTTtcgtaattttatttattttttgtttctcagATACCAAGCCTCAAAGGACGATCTCACTGTTTTTACAGCATTTTCAAGTGCACCAGCAGCTGAATACGTGAACGTGTCTCGGTGGTATACTCATATTGATGCGCTCTTGAGGATCTCGTAAGTTCTtactttattcttttgtttgtgTAAATTTAATATCGATGCGATTCGGATATTTGAGTTATTATATGTATGGAGATGGTAGTGAAATTGTTTTGCTATTGGGTTCTGTTGCAGTGGTGTTGAAGCTGAAGGGTGTGGAGTAGTAGTTGAGGGATCTGCTCCCATCACAAAGGAGGCAATTGCCACTCCTCCATCTGCAGACACAAAggcaagtttttatttttcttgtgatttattGTTCTTGTAAATGTGGGATATTTATACTTTGTTTtagatatgaatttattttagtttgctttGTAAAAACTTCATGGGTTGTTACTTATTCTTGGGATTTATATGGTGGTTCTTAGGCTGCTgctgatgaggatgatgatgatgatgatgatgtggaTCTGTTTGGTGAAGAGACCGAGGAGGAAAAGAAGGCTGCTGAAGAACGTGCAGCTACTATTAAGGCTT
This window contains:
- the LOC7454547 gene encoding elongation factor 1-delta 1; its protein translation is MAVAFYDLTSAAGLKKLDDYLLSRSYISGYQASKDDLTVFTAFSSAPAAEYVNVSRWYTHIDALLRISGVEAEGCGVVVEGSAPITKEAIATPPSADTKAAADEDDDDDDDVDLFGEETEEEKKAAEERAATIKASSKKKESGKSSVLLDVKPWDDETDMKKLEEAVRSVEMEGLFWGASKLVPVGYGIKKMTIMLTIVDDLVSVDTLIEERLTVEPINEYVQSCDIVAFNKI